One Drosophila willistoni isolate 14030-0811.24 chromosome XL unlocalized genomic scaffold, UCI_dwil_1.1 Seg142, whole genome shotgun sequence genomic region harbors:
- the LOC6644503 gene encoding probable ATP-dependent RNA helicase DDX10 has protein sequence MQRHKPKRPGPGAGLRKPNGVKGPAGKDKFNKHKKRPNNPKNEEHSKSKLAATELEIQQLQAKYEEINADEIKIFKHFPLSQKTQKALAEFKYTNPTPVQRESIGPALLGKDVLGAAVTGSGKTLAFLIPVLEHLFINKWSRSDGVGAIIISPTRELAYQIFETLKKVGKHHDFSAGLIIGGKNLKFERTRMDQCNILICTPGRLLQHMDENPLFNTSSMEMLVLDEADRCLDMGFQKTLNSIIENFPPDRQTLLFSATQTNTVQDLARLNLKDPVYVGYGNGEGTPTVTSSSSISVTESRAVLKVPELLQQSYVVLKLEDKLTMLWSFIKNHLKQKIIVFVSSCKQAKYLYEIFCKLRPGVGLLALYGTLHQDRRIAIYEDFLRKSHVVMFATDVASRGLDFPSVNWVVQLDCPEDVSQYIHRAGRSARNKSRGECLLVLTPSEEEYMIGALKEQLNLDIHCVQIDPKKLFSPRVKIEAFLAQFPELRATAQRAYLAYLKSVFLMRNKRLFNVFSLDLDAYAQSLGLAVTPRVPFLEKFLWRQKQLQKSKNTQDDEVPELDEKKVLPKLSKSQAFAASEDDDDDGDDFIKLKRRDHEVEGGPIDLAEIDIKKENADDDDDDANKEEDEATDELLVVPKREKLVTKAALAKKALKKNLQVNSKLKFDDEGETVANVRNQMKSLVAKNQKNQDKHKDDDGGISLVLSKNLMAEEDEYDKQRFRELVKKRHKIQREKLRKKAERQQAEEEDDEAEAQTAVADGDDGDSDSDHSVDLSWLPDPDKIYSKKPTTSEPNNQRHEKVPESESASEDDDDEDDQDEPVHKKSKLTHKMNLLDTEAIAANLLGS, from the exons ATGCAGAGGCATAAACCAAAGCGTCCTGGTCCTGGTGCTGGTCTTAGAAAGCCAAACGGCGTAAAGGGACCGGCTGGCAAGGACAAATTCAACAAACACAAGAAACGTCCCAACAATCCCAAAAATGAGGAGCATTCCAAATCCAAATTGGCAGCAACTGAATTAGAGATTCAGCAACTGCAAGCCAAATACGAGGAGATAAATGCCgatgaaattaaaatatttaaacattttccgCTGTCGCAAAAGACGCAAAAAGCTTTAGCCGAATTCAAGTACACAAATCCCACGCCAGTCCAGCGGGAGAGTATTGGTCCCGCTTTGCTGGGCAAAGATGTGCTCGGAGCTGCTGTCACAGGCAGCGGTAAAACCTTGGCCTTTCTCATACCA GTGTTGGAgcatttgtttataaacaaatgGTCACGTTCGGATGGCGTTGGAGCAATTATTATATCACCCACCCGTGAGTTGGCCTATCAAATATTTGAGACACTAAAGAAGGTGGGAAAGCATCATGATTTTTCCGCTGGTTTGATAATTGGCGGCaagaatttgaaatttgagCGTACTCGGATGGATCAGTGTAATATATTGATATGTACTCCAGGACGCCTGCTGCAGCATATGGATGAGAATCCCCTCTTTAATACCAGCAGCATGGAAATGCTTGTACTGGATGAAGCCGATCGTTGCCTAGATATGGGTTTCCAAAAGACTCTAAACTCGATCATTGAGAATTTTCCACCCGATCGTCAAACATTGTTATTTTCGGCCACACAGACGAACACGGTGCAGGATCTGGCCAGGCTTAATCTCAAAGATCCCGTCTATGTTGGCTATGGCAATGGGGAGGGCACTCCAACTGTCACCTCATCTTCATCCATATCCGTAACCGAATCGCGAGCCGTTTTAAAGGTGCCCGAATTGCTGCAACAGAGCTATGTTGTCCTGAAACTGGAGGATAAACTCACCATGTTGTGGTCGTTCATTAAGAATCATTTGAAGCAGAAAATCATTGTCTTTGTCTCCAGCTGCAAACAAGCCAAATATTTGTATGAAATTTTCTGCAAACTGCGTCCTGGTGTCGGTTTACTGGCTCTCTATGGTACTCTACATCAGGATCGTCGAATTGCCATCTATGAGGATTTTCTGCGCAAAAGTCATGTGGTCATGTTTGCCACTGATGTGGCATCACGTGGTTTGGATTTTCCTTCTGTAAATTGGGTCGTACAGCTAGATTGCCCCGAGGATGTGTCCCAGTACATACATCGAGCTGGCCGCTCGGCTAGAAATAAATCACGTGGCGAATGCCTTTTGGTGTTGACGCCCAGCGAGGAGGAATACATGATTGGAGCACTCAAGGAGCAACTTAATCTCGATATACATTGTGTACAAATTGATCCCAAGAAACTATTCTCGCCACGTGTAAAAATCGAAGCATTTTTGGCACAATTCCCAGAGCTAAGAGCAACGGCGCAACGTGCCTATTTGGCCTATCTAAAGTCTGTGTTCCTGATGCGCAATAAACGATTGTTCAATGTCTTTAGCCTAGATCTAGATGCATATGCTCAGTCGTTGGGTCTGGCGGTAACGCCTCGAGTTCCCTTCCTCGAGAAATTCCTGTGGCGTCAGAAACAACTGCAGAAATCAAAGAATACCCAAGACGACGAGGTTCCAGAATTGGATGAGAAAAAGGTTCTACCGAAATTAAGCAAATCCCAGGCATTTGCAGCTTCTgaggacgatgatgatgatggtgatgactTTATCAAGCTCAAGCGGCGGGATCATGAAGTCGAAGGCGGTCCCATTGACTTGGCTGAGATTGATATTAAGAAAGAGAACgccgacgatgacgatgatgatgctaATAAAGAGGAGGATGAAGCAACTGACGAGTTACTTGTGGTGCCCAAACGTGAAAAGCTCGTCACCAAGGCTGCCCTGGCCAAGAAGGCTCTGAAAAAGAATCTTCAGGTCAACTCTAAACTGAAATTCGATGACGAGGGCGAAACAGTGGCTAATGTTCGCAATCAAATGAAGTCGTTGGTTGCCAAGAACCAGAAAAATCAAGACAAGCACaaagatgatgatggtggCATTAGCTTGGTGCTGTCCAAAAACCTAATGGCAGAGGAGGATGAATACGATAAACAGCGTTTCCGTGAATTGGTCAAGAAGCGACATAAAATCCAACGTGAAAAATTGCGTAAGAAGGCTGAGCGGCAGCAGGCCGAGGAGGAGGATGATGAGGCCGAAGCACAAACAGCTGTAGCGGACGGAGATGATGGTGATAGTGATAGTGATCATTCAGTAGATTTATCCTGGCTACCTGATCCCGATAAAATCTATAGCAAAAAGCCAACAACAAGTGAGCCAAACAATCAGCGACATGAAAAAGTTCCCGAATCCGAATCAGCAAGtgaagacgacgacgatgaggaTGACCAAGATGAACCTGTCCATAAAAAGTCCAAGCTAACGCACAAAATGAACTTATTGGACACGGAGGCGATTGCTGCCAATCTATTGGGCAGCTGA